Proteins encoded in a region of the Nicotiana tomentosiformis chromosome 9, ASM39032v3, whole genome shotgun sequence genome:
- the LOC138898711 gene encoding uncharacterized protein → MRVYAPNCRIERRTIWREIGAVRGLMEGPWAVCGDFNVTRYPSEKRDCSRRASEMVEFSNCIEDMELIDLQLEGGAYTWFKGDNHITASRIDRFLILEEWDDSFRNIKKTIQQRLISDHTHVALRCGAWEQDKSYFRFENWWLNSEGRPDYILACKLKALKGKLKEWSRSWKGNLGMQKSKLLSQLTCFAVTQQSRALTEEESIRKAVIFMEFEDHLKNE, encoded by the exons ATGCGGGTATATGCTCCTAATTGCAGAATAGAAAGAAGAACAATATGGAGGGAAATTGGTGCAGTGAGGGGCCTGATGGAAGGCCCTTGGGCAGTTTGTGGTGACTTTAATGTCACAAGGTACCCCTCTGAAAAACGGGACTGCTCGAGGAGGGCCAGTGAGATGGTGGAATTCTCAAATTGTATAGAAGACATGGAGTTGATAGATCTTCAACTCGAAGGAGGCGCCTACACTTGGTTCAAAGGGGATAATCATATCACTGCTTCTAGAATTGACAGATTTCTAATTTTAGAAGAATGGGATGATAGCTTCAGAAATATCAAGAAAACTATCCAACAAAGGCTGATCTCTGACCATACCCATGTGGCCCTACGTTGTGGTGCTTGGGAGCAAGATAAATCATACTTTAGGTTTGAAAATTGGTGGCTGAATTCCGAAG GAAGACCAGACTATATTTTAGCTTGCAAACTAAAAGCTCTCAAAGGTAAGTTAAAAGAATGGAGCAGAAGTTGGAAGGGAAATCTGGGAATGCAAAAATCAAAACTGCTAAGTCAATTGACATGTTTTGCTGTAACACAACAATCAAGAGCTTTGACAGAGGAGGAATCAATTAGGAAGGCAGTTATCTTCATGGAATTTGAGGACCACCTCAAGAATGAATAA